From the genome of Candidatus Eremiobacteraceae bacterium, one region includes:
- a CDS encoding ABC transporter ATP-binding protein, producing MSAPLIDVSRLQKRFDKTVAVNSISFTVEAGEIFGFLGPNGAGKTTTIKMLTGLLRPTSGRALLGGFDVVRRPEAAKRLFGYVPDEPNLYPKLTAVEFLNFVGDIYGLDLSRKRSRIAELLDLFELRANDGELLEAYSHGMKQKVALCAALLHEPRIYFLDEPTVGLDPKSARLLKDILRAVTRAGCAVMMSTHIMEIAQSLCDRVAIINRGSIAAMGTVQELRDLQGDATLEDVFLHVTGGKADAAVDSRLTNFVAGRR from the coding sequence ATGAGCGCTCCACTGATCGACGTCTCGCGGCTTCAGAAGAGGTTCGACAAGACGGTCGCCGTCAATTCCATTTCCTTTACCGTCGAGGCCGGCGAGATCTTTGGTTTTCTCGGACCGAACGGCGCGGGAAAGACGACGACGATCAAGATGCTGACGGGGCTCCTGCGCCCGACATCGGGACGCGCGCTCTTAGGCGGTTTCGACGTCGTGCGGCGGCCCGAAGCGGCCAAGCGGCTCTTCGGCTACGTCCCGGACGAGCCGAACCTCTATCCGAAATTGACAGCCGTCGAATTCTTGAACTTCGTCGGCGATATCTACGGACTGGATCTGTCGCGCAAACGTTCGCGCATCGCAGAACTGCTCGATCTTTTCGAACTTCGCGCGAACGACGGCGAACTGCTCGAAGCATACTCGCACGGGATGAAGCAAAAAGTGGCGCTCTGCGCCGCGCTGCTGCACGAGCCGCGCATCTATTTCCTGGATGAGCCGACCGTCGGACTGGATCCGAAGAGCGCCCGCCTTCTCAAAGACATCTTGCGCGCCGTGACGCGAGCGGGTTGTGCCGTCATGATGTCCACGCACATCATGGAGATCGCGCAATCCTTGTGCGATCGCGTGGCGATCATCAATCGCGGTTCGATCGCCGCGATGGGGACCGTTCAGGAATTGCGGGACCTGCAAGGCGACGCGACGCTCGAAGACGTCTTTCTCCACGTCACGGGCGGAAAGGCCGATGCGGCCGTCGATAGCCGCCTTACCAATTTCGTCGCCGGCAGGCGGTGA
- a CDS encoding NUDIX hydrolase, with amino-acid sequence MPHRKWEIVSSELVVDSPWYTLRRDVCRLPDGTLVDPYFVRVHDGFAVIFAMTSDDRVVMIRQYKHGYGDIVLELPAGALERGEDPLACAVRELEEETGYVAPALELLAEFAADPTSSTGKLYLFLGRHAAPTGRAAPDATENIETMLVPVREVLAHVRSGEVFVQSHVAAIYTALDHLGLLRTV; translated from the coding sequence ATGCCGCATCGCAAATGGGAAATCGTCTCGTCCGAGCTTGTCGTCGACTCGCCCTGGTACACCTTGCGCCGCGACGTCTGTCGCCTACCCGACGGAACGCTGGTCGATCCGTATTTCGTGCGGGTTCACGACGGCTTCGCGGTGATCTTCGCGATGACGTCCGATGACCGAGTCGTGATGATCCGCCAATACAAGCATGGCTATGGCGACATCGTTCTCGAGCTTCCGGCCGGTGCGCTCGAACGCGGTGAAGATCCGCTCGCTTGCGCCGTTCGCGAGTTAGAGGAAGAGACGGGCTACGTCGCGCCGGCGCTCGAGCTGCTTGCGGAATTCGCTGCCGATCCCACGAGCTCTACCGGCAAGCTGTATCTGTTCTTGGGCCGGCATGCCGCACCCACCGGCCGCGCAGCGCCCGATGCGACGGAAAATATCGAAACGATGCTCGTGCCCGTGCGAGAGGTGCTCGCCCACGTGCGATCCGGAGAAGTATTCGTGCAGAGCCACGTCGCCGCGATATACACGGCCCTCGACCACCTCGGCTTGCTACGAACAGTGTGA